A genome region from Frankineae bacterium MT45 includes the following:
- a CDS encoding flagellar motor switch protein FliN/FliY, which yields MTDVLAPSAVELIAGVAAAAAAAMPSGGTLHPGEPTRDFGGDDLFGQAVGVTFSGSLSGELIVVIGRSLATALTEGDVDPAQALAPTVQAAAAELGPVALGEITVSETAVALEQILQGDADASLVPLWSEESSIEAAVALRLDSASNAPETFTPMPGSGGAKLAAARTPTEVSAQRLDLLRGVEMDVTAEIGRTKMTVSELLSLRDGAVVELDRPAGAPADLLVNGRLIARGEVVVIDENFGLRITEIVTDETGR from the coding sequence GTGACAGACGTACTCGCCCCATCCGCCGTCGAGCTGATCGCCGGTGTCGCTGCGGCGGCCGCCGCCGCGATGCCGTCCGGTGGCACCCTGCACCCCGGCGAGCCGACCCGTGACTTCGGTGGTGACGACCTCTTCGGTCAGGCCGTCGGAGTCACCTTCAGCGGTTCGCTCAGCGGTGAGCTGATCGTCGTCATCGGACGCTCCCTGGCGACCGCCCTCACCGAGGGCGACGTCGACCCGGCCCAGGCCCTGGCCCCGACCGTCCAGGCGGCCGCCGCCGAACTCGGCCCGGTCGCGCTCGGCGAGATCACGGTCAGCGAGACCGCGGTCGCCCTCGAGCAGATCCTTCAGGGCGACGCCGACGCCTCGCTGGTGCCGCTCTGGAGCGAGGAGAGCAGCATCGAGGCCGCCGTCGCGCTGCGTCTCGACTCCGCCTCCAACGCGCCGGAGACCTTCACCCCGATGCCCGGCTCCGGCGGCGCCAAGCTGGCCGCCGCTCGCACGCCCACCGAGGTCTCGGCCCAGCGCCTGGACCTGCTTCGTGGCGTCGAGATGGACGTCACGGCCGAGATCGGTCGCACCAAGATGACCGTCTCCGAACTGCTGTCGCTGCGTGACGGGGCCGTCGTCGAGCTGGACCGCCCGGCCGGTGCGCCGGCTGACCTGCTGGTGAACGGCCGCCTCATCGCGCGCGGCGAGGTCGTCGTCATCGACGAGAACTTCGGCTTGCGCATCACCGAGATCGTCACGGACGAAACGGGCCGCTGA